The genomic segment GTTGAACGAAGTCAACACGGATGGGGTGGAGCCAACGGCGCACCCGATGCCGATGGCGAACGTCTGGCGTGAGGACGTGCCGGGCGAGTCGCTCGGCGCTGATCGCGCGCTGGCCAACGCGCCGCAGCGCGACACGCCGTACTTCAAAGTTCCCAAGCTGCTCGATCAGGGGTCGGCATGAGCGAATCGGCGGTTCAGCAGGTCGCCGCGTCGCTCGAGCGCTTCGCGCGGCTCGACTCGAAGCTTCAATGCGCGATCAGTTTGTTGGAAGCGCCTGCGCGGAAAAGGGCGGCTGATCTCGATGCCGCGGCTTCGCGCGGTGAGTCGCGCGGGGCACTGCACGGTGTGCCCGTGGCGGTGAAGGACGTGTTCTGCACCGACGAGGGCACGACGACCTGCGGGTCGAAGATGCTGGCGGGCTTCAAGTCGCCTTACAACGCGCACTGCGTTGAGCGGTTGCTGGACGCCGGTGCGGTCATCGTCGCCAAGACCAACACCGACGAGTTCGCCATGGGCTCGTCC from the Planctomycetia bacterium genome contains:
- the gatC gene encoding Asp-tRNA(Asn)/Glu-tRNA(Gln) amidotransferase subunit GatC, whose translation is MPAIDPKLVEHIAHLARLKLPPDRLAVYAGQLGDILTYVALLNEVNTDGVEPTAHPMPMANVWREDVPGESLGADRALANAPQRDTPYFKVPKLLDQGSA